GAAACGGGCCTGATGCGCCTGTCGAAGCGCATGTCCGAACTGGGCCTGTGCTCGCGCCGCGAAGCGGACGAATGGATCGAAAAGGGCTGGGTGCTCGTCGACGGCGAACGCATCGACACGCTCGGCACCAAGGTCCGCCCGGACCAGAAGATCGAGATCGACGAGCGCGCGAGCGCCGCGCAGGCCGCACAGGTGACGATCCTGCTGCACAAGCCGGTCGGCTATGTGTCGGGTCAGGCGGAAGACGGCTACGAGCCGGCGTCGGTGCTGATCACGCGCGCGAACCAGTGGAGCGGCGATCGCTCGCAAGTGCGCTTCTCGCCGCAGCATCTGCACGCGCTCGCGCCCGCCGGGCGGCTCGACATCGATTCGACCGGCCTGCTCGTGCTGACGCAGAACGGCCGGATCGCGAAGCAGCTGATCGGCGAGCAGTCGGATATCGACAAGGAATACCTGGTGCGCGTGCGCTTCGGCGAACGGCTGATCGACATCGACCAGCACTTCCCCGCGGAATCGCTCGCGAAGCTGCGTCACGGCCTCGAGCTCGACGGCATCCCGCTGAAACCCGCGATGGTGAGCTGGCAGAACGGCGAACAGCTGCGTTTCGTGCTGCGCGAAGGCAAGAAGCGCCAGATCCGCCGCATGTGCGAACTGGTCGGCCTCGAAGTAATCGGCCTGAAACGCGTGCGGATGGGCCGCGTGATGCTCGGTGCGCTGCCGCAAGGGCAATGGCGCTACCTGTCGGCCGACGAGTCGTTCTGATGGCGGGCACGCGCTTGCGTGCCGCGCAATGCAAAAAAGCCCGCGCAAGCGGGCTTTTTCGTTTCGGTACGGCGGCGGCGCGCGGCCGCGCGAACGTCAGTCGTCGTCGGCCGGATCAAGGCCTGGAAACAACACCTCGGTGAAGCCGAAGCGCGTGAAGTCGGTGATCCGCATCGGATACAGCTTGCCGATCAGGTGATCGTATTCGTGCTGCACGACTCGCGCGTGGAAGCCTTCGGCAACACGGTCGAGCTTCGTGCCGAACTGGTCGAAGCCGCTATAGCGCGCCTTCGCATAGCGGCTGACGACGCCGCGCATGCCCGGCACCGACAGGCAGCCTTCCCAGCCCTCCTCCATGTCCGGCGGCATGTACTCGAGCTTCGGATTGATCAGCACGGTCTCGGGCACGGGCGGTGCGTCCGGATAACGGTTGTTGCTGCCGAAGCCGAAGATGATGATCTGCAGCCCGACGCCGATCTGCGGCGCGGCAAGACCCGCACCGTTCGCGTGATGCATCGTCTCGAACATGTCCGCGACGATCTCGTGCAGCTCGGGGGTATCGAACCGCTCGACCGGCTTGGCGACTTCGAGCAGGCGCGGATCGCCCATCTTCAGGATCTCGCGAATCATGGCGTGTTGCCCTCCAGGAGTTGGTGCAGTCCGTCTTCGTCCAGCACGGGGATGCCGAGTTCCTCGGCCTTCGCGAGCTTGCTGCCGGCGTCAGAGCCCGCGACCACGTAATCCGTCTTCTTCGATACCGAACCCGCGACTTTCGCGCCCGCGGCTTCGAGCATTTCCTTCGCCGCGTCGCGCGTGAGCGTCGGCAGCGTGCCCGTCAGCACGACGGTCTTCCCGGCGAGCACGCCCTGCGGCGCCTTCGGCGCGGGCGGGCCTTCGGGCCACGTGACCTTGCCGGGCGCACGCAGCTGCTCGATCACCGTGCGGTTGTGCTCTTCCGCGAAGAACTGATGAAGCGACTCGGCCACGATCGGTCCGACGTCGTTCACTTCGAGCAGTTCCTCGATCGACGCGTCCATGATCGGGTCCAGCGATCCGAAATGCTTCGCGAGATCCTTCGCGGTCGATTCGCCGACATGGCGGATCCCGAGCCCGTAGATGAAGCGCGCGAGCGTCGTGTGCTTCGCCTTTTCGAGCGAGTCGAGCAGATTCTGTGCGGACTTCTCGGCGAACCGGTCGAGTTCCGCGAGCGTCGCGAAACCGAGATTGAACAGGTCGGCCGGCGTGCGCACGAGGTTCAGTTCGACGAGCTGATCGATGATCTTCTCGCCGAGCCCGTCGATGTCGAGCGCGCGGCGCTGCGCGAAGTGCCACAGCGCCTGCTTGCGCTGGGCCGGGCAGAACAGGCCGCCCGTGCAGCGCGCGATCGCTTCGTCGGGCAGGCGCTCGATCTTCGAGCCGCACACCGGGCACTCGGTCGGCATCACGAACTCGGCCGCATCGGCCGGCCGGCGGTCGAGCACCGCGCCGACGACTTCGGGGATCACGTCGCCCGCGCGCCGCACGATCACGGTATCGCCGATCCGGATGTCCTTGCGGCGCACTTCATCCTCGTTGTGCAGCGTCGCGTTGGTTACCGTGGCACCGCCGACGAACACCGGCTCGAGACGTGCGACCGGCGTGATCGCGCCCGTGCGGCCGACCTGCACGTCGATCGCGACGAGCTTCGTCAGCGCTTCCTGCGCGGGGAACTTGTGCGCGAGCGCGAAGCGCGGCGCGCGCGACACGAAGCCGAGGCGGTCCTGCTCGTCGCGCCGGTTGACCTTGTAGACGACGCCGTCGATGTCGTACGGCAGCGATTCGCGCTTCTCACCGATCTTGCGGAAGAAACCGAGCAGGCCGTCGGCGCCGTACACGACCGCGCGCTCTCGGTTCACCGGCAGGCCGAGCGACTCGTACCAGTCGAGC
The sequence above is a segment of the Burkholderia diffusa genome. Coding sequences within it:
- the def gene encoding peptide deformylase, with product MIREILKMGDPRLLEVAKPVERFDTPELHEIVADMFETMHHANGAGLAAPQIGVGLQIIIFGFGSNNRYPDAPPVPETVLINPKLEYMPPDMEEGWEGCLSVPGMRGVVSRYAKARYSGFDQFGTKLDRVAEGFHARVVQHEYDHLIGKLYPMRITDFTRFGFTEVLFPGLDPADDD
- the ligA gene encoding NAD-dependent DNA ligase LigA, which translates into the protein MARTQAEPPASQPDARAAWLRDQLERANYAYYVLDQPDLPDAEYDRLFGELQQLEADHPELVTPDSPTQRVGGEVASGFTPVVHDAPMLSLNNGFADEDIVAFDKRVADALDKTTDLAGSVTDPVEYACELKFDGLAISLRYERGVFVQASTRGDGTTGEDVTENVRTIRSIPLKLKGRHVPALLDVRGEVLMFKRDFARLNERQRAAEQREFANPRNAAAGSLRQLDPKITAQRPLSFFTYGIGVLDGMPMPDTHSALLDWYESLGLPVNRERAVVYGADGLLGFFRKIGEKRESLPYDIDGVVYKVNRRDEQDRLGFVSRAPRFALAHKFPAQEALTKLVAIDVQVGRTGAITPVARLEPVFVGGATVTNATLHNEDEVRRKDIRIGDTVIVRRAGDVIPEVVGAVLDRRPADAAEFVMPTECPVCGSKIERLPDEAIARCTGGLFCPAQRKQALWHFAQRRALDIDGLGEKIIDQLVELNLVRTPADLFNLGFATLAELDRFAEKSAQNLLDSLEKAKHTTLARFIYGLGIRHVGESTAKDLAKHFGSLDPIMDASIEELLEVNDVGPIVAESLHQFFAEEHNRTVIEQLRAPGKVTWPEGPPAPKAPQGVLAGKTVVLTGTLPTLTRDAAKEMLEAAGAKVAGSVSKKTDYVVAGSDAGSKLAKAEELGIPVLDEDGLHQLLEGNTP